In Ovis aries strain OAR_USU_Benz2616 breed Rambouillet chromosome 13, ARS-UI_Ramb_v3.0, whole genome shotgun sequence, the following are encoded in one genomic region:
- the UCKL1 gene encoding uridine-cytidine kinase-like 1 isoform X3 translates to MAAPPASADAPRPAPPPLAAGDGPDRPEGKSEITCEDRNAESLDRLLPPVGAGRSPRKRTTSQCKSEPPLLRTSKRTIYTAGRPPWYNEHGTQSKEAFAIGLGGGSASGKTTVARMIIEALDVPWVVLLSMDSFYKVLTRQQQEQAAHNNFNFDHPDAFDFDLIISTLKKLKQGKSVKVPIYDFTTHSRKKDWKTLYGANVIIFEGIMAFADKTLLELLDMKIFVDTDSDIRLVRRLRRDISERGRDIEGVIKQYNKFVKPAFDQYIQPTMRVADIVVPRGSGNTVAIDLIVQHVHSQLEERKLRWDLAALASAHQCHPLPRTLSVLKSTPQVRGMHTIIRDRETSRDEFIFYSKRLMRLLIEHALSFLPFQDCMVQTPQGQDYAGKCYAGKQITGVSILRAGETMEPALRAVCKDVRIGTILIQTNQLTGEPELHYLRLPKDISDDHVILMDCTVSTGAAAMMAVRVLLDHDVPEDKIFLLSLLMAEMGVHSVAYAFPRVRIITTAVDKRVNDLFRIIPGIGNFGDRYFGTDAVPDGSDDEEGGSTG, encoded by the exons ATGGCTGCGCCCCCGGCCTCGGCCGACGCCCCCCGACCGGCGCCGCCGCCCCTCGCGGCTGGAGACGGGCCAGATCGGCCGGAGGGGAAGAGCGAGATCACGTGCGAGGACCG CAACGCGGAGTCCCTGGACAGGCTGCTTCCACCTGTGGGCGCAGGGCGCTCGCCGAGGAAGCGTACCACCAGCCAGTGCAAGTCTGAGCCACCCCTCCTGCGCACAAGCAAGCGTACCATCTACACGGCAGGGCGGCCGCCATGGTACAACGAGCATGGCACCCAGTCCAAGGAGGCCTTTGCCATTG GTCTGGGAGGTGGCAGTGCCTCCGGGAAGACCACCGTGGCCAGAATGATCATCGAGGCCCTGGATGTGCCCTGGGTGGTCTTGCTGTCCATGGATTCCTTCTATAAG GTGCTCAccaggcagcagcaggagcaggctGCCCACAACAACTTCAACTTTGACCACCCAGATGCCTTTGACTTCGACCTCATCATCTCCACTCTCAAGAAGCTCAAGCAGGGCAAGAGCGTCAAGGTGCCCATCTATGACTTCACCACCCACAGCCGGAAGAAGGACTGG AAAACTCTGTATGGTGCAAATGTCATCATCTTCGAGGGAATCATGGCCTTTGCCGACAAGACGCTGTTGGAG CTCCTGGACATGAAGATCTTTGTGGACACGGACTCCGACATACGCCTTGTGCGGCGACTGCGCCGTGACATCAGCGAGCGGGGCCGGGACATCGAGGGCGTCATCAAGCAGTACAATAAGTTTGTGAAGCCTGCCTTCGACCAGTATATCCAGCCCACCATGCGTGTGGCAGACATCGTGGTGCCCCGGG GGAGCGGGAACACAGTGGCCATCGACCTGATTGTGCAGCATGTGCACAGCCAGCTGGAGGAG AGGAAGCTGCGCTGGGATCT GGCTGCTCTGGCCTCGGCGCACCAGTGCCACCCCCTGCCCAGGACGCTTAGTGTCCTCAAGAGCACGCCACAAGTGCGGGGCATGCACACCATCATCAG AGACCGGGAAACCAGCCGCGACGAGTTCATTTTCTACTCTAAGAGGCTGATGCGGCTGCTCATCGAGCACGCACTCTCCTTCCTGCCGTTCCAG GACTGCATGGTGCAGACCCCACAGGGTCAGGACTACGCGGGCAAGTGCTATGCAGGGAAGCAG ATCACTGGCGTGTCCATCCTGCGGGCCGGTGAGACCATGGAGCCTGCGCTGCGGGCCGTATGCAAGGACGTGCGCATTGGCACCATCCTCATCCAGACCAACCAACTCACTGGGGAGCCCGAG CTCCACTACCTGCGGCTCCCCAAGGACATCAGTGACGACCACGTGATCCTGATGGACTGCACAGTGTCCACGGGTGCGGCGGCCATGATGGCTGTGCGGGTGCTGCTG GACCACGACGTGCCTGAGGACAAGATCTTCCTCCTGTCGCTGCTCATGGCAGAGATGGGCGTCCACTCGGTGGCCTACGCCTTCCCCCGTGTTAGAATCATCACCACAGCAGTAGACAAGcgtgtcaatgacctcttccgtATCATCCCTGGCATTG GGAACTTTGGTGACCGCTACTTCGGGACCGACGCCGTCCCTGACGGGAGCGACGATGAAGAAGGGGGCTCCACTGGGTAG
- the UCKL1 gene encoding uridine-cytidine kinase-like 1 isoform X2, whose protein sequence is MAAPPASADAPRPAPPPLAAGDGPDRPEGKSEITCEDRSNAESLDRLLPPVGAGRSPRKRTTSQCKSEPPLLRTSKRTIYTAGRPPWYNEHGTQSKEAFAIGLGGGSASGKTTVARMIIEALDVPWVVLLSMDSFYKVLTRQQQEQAAHNNFNFDHPDAFDFDLIISTLKKLKQGKSVKVPIYDFTTHSRKKDWKTLYGANVIIFEGIMAFADKTLLELLDMKIFVDTDSDIRLVRRLRRDISERGRDIEGVIKQYNKFVKPAFDQYIQPTMRVADIVVPRGSGNTVAIDLIVQHVHSQLEERELSVRAALASAHQCHPLPRTLSVLKSTPQVRGMHTIIRDRETSRDEFIFYSKRLMRLLIEHALSFLPFQDCMVQTPQGQDYAGKCYAGKQITGVSILRAGETMEPALRAVCKDVRIGTILIQTNQLTGEPELHYLRLPKDISDDHVILMDCTVSTGAAAMMAVRVLLDHDVPEDKIFLLSLLMAEMGVHSVAYAFPRVRIITTAVDKRVNDLFRIIPGIGNFGDRYFGTDAVPDGSDDEEGGSTG, encoded by the exons ATGGCTGCGCCCCCGGCCTCGGCCGACGCCCCCCGACCGGCGCCGCCGCCCCTCGCGGCTGGAGACGGGCCAGATCGGCCGGAGGGGAAGAGCGAGATCACGTGCGAGGACCG CAGCAACGCGGAGTCCCTGGACAGGCTGCTTCCACCTGTGGGCGCAGGGCGCTCGCCGAGGAAGCGTACCACCAGCCAGTGCAAGTCTGAGCCACCCCTCCTGCGCACAAGCAAGCGTACCATCTACACGGCAGGGCGGCCGCCATGGTACAACGAGCATGGCACCCAGTCCAAGGAGGCCTTTGCCATTG GTCTGGGAGGTGGCAGTGCCTCCGGGAAGACCACCGTGGCCAGAATGATCATCGAGGCCCTGGATGTGCCCTGGGTGGTCTTGCTGTCCATGGATTCCTTCTATAAG GTGCTCAccaggcagcagcaggagcaggctGCCCACAACAACTTCAACTTTGACCACCCAGATGCCTTTGACTTCGACCTCATCATCTCCACTCTCAAGAAGCTCAAGCAGGGCAAGAGCGTCAAGGTGCCCATCTATGACTTCACCACCCACAGCCGGAAGAAGGACTGG AAAACTCTGTATGGTGCAAATGTCATCATCTTCGAGGGAATCATGGCCTTTGCCGACAAGACGCTGTTGGAG CTCCTGGACATGAAGATCTTTGTGGACACGGACTCCGACATACGCCTTGTGCGGCGACTGCGCCGTGACATCAGCGAGCGGGGCCGGGACATCGAGGGCGTCATCAAGCAGTACAATAAGTTTGTGAAGCCTGCCTTCGACCAGTATATCCAGCCCACCATGCGTGTGGCAGACATCGTGGTGCCCCGGG GGAGCGGGAACACAGTGGCCATCGACCTGATTGTGCAGCATGTGCACAGCCAGCTGGAGGAG CGTGAGCTCAGTGTCAG GGCTGCTCTGGCCTCGGCGCACCAGTGCCACCCCCTGCCCAGGACGCTTAGTGTCCTCAAGAGCACGCCACAAGTGCGGGGCATGCACACCATCATCAG AGACCGGGAAACCAGCCGCGACGAGTTCATTTTCTACTCTAAGAGGCTGATGCGGCTGCTCATCGAGCACGCACTCTCCTTCCTGCCGTTCCAG GACTGCATGGTGCAGACCCCACAGGGTCAGGACTACGCGGGCAAGTGCTATGCAGGGAAGCAG ATCACTGGCGTGTCCATCCTGCGGGCCGGTGAGACCATGGAGCCTGCGCTGCGGGCCGTATGCAAGGACGTGCGCATTGGCACCATCCTCATCCAGACCAACCAACTCACTGGGGAGCCCGAG CTCCACTACCTGCGGCTCCCCAAGGACATCAGTGACGACCACGTGATCCTGATGGACTGCACAGTGTCCACGGGTGCGGCGGCCATGATGGCTGTGCGGGTGCTGCTG GACCACGACGTGCCTGAGGACAAGATCTTCCTCCTGTCGCTGCTCATGGCAGAGATGGGCGTCCACTCGGTGGCCTACGCCTTCCCCCGTGTTAGAATCATCACCACAGCAGTAGACAAGcgtgtcaatgacctcttccgtATCATCCCTGGCATTG GGAACTTTGGTGACCGCTACTTCGGGACCGACGCCGTCCCTGACGGGAGCGACGATGAAGAAGGGGGCTCCACTGGGTAG
- the UCKL1 gene encoding uridine-cytidine kinase-like 1 isoform X1, whose amino-acid sequence MAAPPASADAPRPAPPPLAAGDGPDRPEGKSEITCEDRSNAESLDRLLPPVGAGRSPRKRTTSQCKSEPPLLRTSKRTIYTAGRPPWYNEHGTQSKEAFAIGLGGGSASGKTTVARMIIEALDVPWVVLLSMDSFYKVLTRQQQEQAAHNNFNFDHPDAFDFDLIISTLKKLKQGKSVKVPIYDFTTHSRKKDWKTLYGANVIIFEGIMAFADKTLLELLDMKIFVDTDSDIRLVRRLRRDISERGRDIEGVIKQYNKFVKPAFDQYIQPTMRVADIVVPRGSGNTVAIDLIVQHVHSQLEERKLRWDLAALASAHQCHPLPRTLSVLKSTPQVRGMHTIIRDRETSRDEFIFYSKRLMRLLIEHALSFLPFQDCMVQTPQGQDYAGKCYAGKQITGVSILRAGETMEPALRAVCKDVRIGTILIQTNQLTGEPELHYLRLPKDISDDHVILMDCTVSTGAAAMMAVRVLLDHDVPEDKIFLLSLLMAEMGVHSVAYAFPRVRIITTAVDKRVNDLFRIIPGIGNFGDRYFGTDAVPDGSDDEEGGSTG is encoded by the exons ATGGCTGCGCCCCCGGCCTCGGCCGACGCCCCCCGACCGGCGCCGCCGCCCCTCGCGGCTGGAGACGGGCCAGATCGGCCGGAGGGGAAGAGCGAGATCACGTGCGAGGACCG CAGCAACGCGGAGTCCCTGGACAGGCTGCTTCCACCTGTGGGCGCAGGGCGCTCGCCGAGGAAGCGTACCACCAGCCAGTGCAAGTCTGAGCCACCCCTCCTGCGCACAAGCAAGCGTACCATCTACACGGCAGGGCGGCCGCCATGGTACAACGAGCATGGCACCCAGTCCAAGGAGGCCTTTGCCATTG GTCTGGGAGGTGGCAGTGCCTCCGGGAAGACCACCGTGGCCAGAATGATCATCGAGGCCCTGGATGTGCCCTGGGTGGTCTTGCTGTCCATGGATTCCTTCTATAAG GTGCTCAccaggcagcagcaggagcaggctGCCCACAACAACTTCAACTTTGACCACCCAGATGCCTTTGACTTCGACCTCATCATCTCCACTCTCAAGAAGCTCAAGCAGGGCAAGAGCGTCAAGGTGCCCATCTATGACTTCACCACCCACAGCCGGAAGAAGGACTGG AAAACTCTGTATGGTGCAAATGTCATCATCTTCGAGGGAATCATGGCCTTTGCCGACAAGACGCTGTTGGAG CTCCTGGACATGAAGATCTTTGTGGACACGGACTCCGACATACGCCTTGTGCGGCGACTGCGCCGTGACATCAGCGAGCGGGGCCGGGACATCGAGGGCGTCATCAAGCAGTACAATAAGTTTGTGAAGCCTGCCTTCGACCAGTATATCCAGCCCACCATGCGTGTGGCAGACATCGTGGTGCCCCGGG GGAGCGGGAACACAGTGGCCATCGACCTGATTGTGCAGCATGTGCACAGCCAGCTGGAGGAG AGGAAGCTGCGCTGGGATCT GGCTGCTCTGGCCTCGGCGCACCAGTGCCACCCCCTGCCCAGGACGCTTAGTGTCCTCAAGAGCACGCCACAAGTGCGGGGCATGCACACCATCATCAG AGACCGGGAAACCAGCCGCGACGAGTTCATTTTCTACTCTAAGAGGCTGATGCGGCTGCTCATCGAGCACGCACTCTCCTTCCTGCCGTTCCAG GACTGCATGGTGCAGACCCCACAGGGTCAGGACTACGCGGGCAAGTGCTATGCAGGGAAGCAG ATCACTGGCGTGTCCATCCTGCGGGCCGGTGAGACCATGGAGCCTGCGCTGCGGGCCGTATGCAAGGACGTGCGCATTGGCACCATCCTCATCCAGACCAACCAACTCACTGGGGAGCCCGAG CTCCACTACCTGCGGCTCCCCAAGGACATCAGTGACGACCACGTGATCCTGATGGACTGCACAGTGTCCACGGGTGCGGCGGCCATGATGGCTGTGCGGGTGCTGCTG GACCACGACGTGCCTGAGGACAAGATCTTCCTCCTGTCGCTGCTCATGGCAGAGATGGGCGTCCACTCGGTGGCCTACGCCTTCCCCCGTGTTAGAATCATCACCACAGCAGTAGACAAGcgtgtcaatgacctcttccgtATCATCCCTGGCATTG GGAACTTTGGTGACCGCTACTTCGGGACCGACGCCGTCCCTGACGGGAGCGACGATGAAGAAGGGGGCTCCACTGGGTAG
- the UCKL1 gene encoding uridine-cytidine kinase-like 1 isoform X5 translates to MSSPPAYPGIRVSGCWTLGAEGSSNAESLDRLLPPVGAGRSPRKRTTSQCKSEPPLLRTSKRTIYTAGRPPWYNEHGTQSKEAFAIGLGGGSASGKTTVARMIIEALDVPWVVLLSMDSFYKVLTRQQQEQAAHNNFNFDHPDAFDFDLIISTLKKLKQGKSVKVPIYDFTTHSRKKDWKTLYGANVIIFEGIMAFADKTLLELLDMKIFVDTDSDIRLVRRLRRDISERGRDIEGVIKQYNKFVKPAFDQYIQPTMRVADIVVPRGSGNTVAIDLIVQHVHSQLEERKLRWDLAALASAHQCHPLPRTLSVLKSTPQVRGMHTIIRDRETSRDEFIFYSKRLMRLLIEHALSFLPFQDCMVQTPQGQDYAGKCYAGKQITGVSILRAGETMEPALRAVCKDVRIGTILIQTNQLTGEPELHYLRLPKDISDDHVILMDCTVSTGAAAMMAVRVLLDHDVPEDKIFLLSLLMAEMGVHSVAYAFPRVRIITTAVDKRVNDLFRIIPGIGNFGDRYFGTDAVPDGSDDEEGGSTG, encoded by the exons ATGAGCAGCCCCCCAGCTTACCCTGGCATCCGGGTATCAGGGTGCTGGACCCTCGGAGCAGAAGGCAG CAGCAACGCGGAGTCCCTGGACAGGCTGCTTCCACCTGTGGGCGCAGGGCGCTCGCCGAGGAAGCGTACCACCAGCCAGTGCAAGTCTGAGCCACCCCTCCTGCGCACAAGCAAGCGTACCATCTACACGGCAGGGCGGCCGCCATGGTACAACGAGCATGGCACCCAGTCCAAGGAGGCCTTTGCCATTG GTCTGGGAGGTGGCAGTGCCTCCGGGAAGACCACCGTGGCCAGAATGATCATCGAGGCCCTGGATGTGCCCTGGGTGGTCTTGCTGTCCATGGATTCCTTCTATAAG GTGCTCAccaggcagcagcaggagcaggctGCCCACAACAACTTCAACTTTGACCACCCAGATGCCTTTGACTTCGACCTCATCATCTCCACTCTCAAGAAGCTCAAGCAGGGCAAGAGCGTCAAGGTGCCCATCTATGACTTCACCACCCACAGCCGGAAGAAGGACTGG AAAACTCTGTATGGTGCAAATGTCATCATCTTCGAGGGAATCATGGCCTTTGCCGACAAGACGCTGTTGGAG CTCCTGGACATGAAGATCTTTGTGGACACGGACTCCGACATACGCCTTGTGCGGCGACTGCGCCGTGACATCAGCGAGCGGGGCCGGGACATCGAGGGCGTCATCAAGCAGTACAATAAGTTTGTGAAGCCTGCCTTCGACCAGTATATCCAGCCCACCATGCGTGTGGCAGACATCGTGGTGCCCCGGG GGAGCGGGAACACAGTGGCCATCGACCTGATTGTGCAGCATGTGCACAGCCAGCTGGAGGAG AGGAAGCTGCGCTGGGATCT GGCTGCTCTGGCCTCGGCGCACCAGTGCCACCCCCTGCCCAGGACGCTTAGTGTCCTCAAGAGCACGCCACAAGTGCGGGGCATGCACACCATCATCAG AGACCGGGAAACCAGCCGCGACGAGTTCATTTTCTACTCTAAGAGGCTGATGCGGCTGCTCATCGAGCACGCACTCTCCTTCCTGCCGTTCCAG GACTGCATGGTGCAGACCCCACAGGGTCAGGACTACGCGGGCAAGTGCTATGCAGGGAAGCAG ATCACTGGCGTGTCCATCCTGCGGGCCGGTGAGACCATGGAGCCTGCGCTGCGGGCCGTATGCAAGGACGTGCGCATTGGCACCATCCTCATCCAGACCAACCAACTCACTGGGGAGCCCGAG CTCCACTACCTGCGGCTCCCCAAGGACATCAGTGACGACCACGTGATCCTGATGGACTGCACAGTGTCCACGGGTGCGGCGGCCATGATGGCTGTGCGGGTGCTGCTG GACCACGACGTGCCTGAGGACAAGATCTTCCTCCTGTCGCTGCTCATGGCAGAGATGGGCGTCCACTCGGTGGCCTACGCCTTCCCCCGTGTTAGAATCATCACCACAGCAGTAGACAAGcgtgtcaatgacctcttccgtATCATCCCTGGCATTG GGAACTTTGGTGACCGCTACTTCGGGACCGACGCCGTCCCTGACGGGAGCGACGATGAAGAAGGGGGCTCCACTGGGTAG
- the UCKL1 gene encoding uridine-cytidine kinase-like 1 isoform X8, producing the protein MSSPPAYPGIRVSGCWTLGAEGSNAESLDRLLPPVGAGRSPRKRTTSQCKSEPPLLRTSKRTIYTAGRPPWYNEHGTQSKEAFAIGLGGGSASGKTTVARMIIEALDVPWVVLLSMDSFYKVLTRQQQEQAAHNNFNFDHPDAFDFDLIISTLKKLKQGKSVKVPIYDFTTHSRKKDWKTLYGANVIIFEGIMAFADKTLLELLDMKIFVDTDSDIRLVRRLRRDISERGRDIEGVIKQYNKFVKPAFDQYIQPTMRVADIVVPRGSGNTVAIDLIVQHVHSQLEERELSVRAALASAHQCHPLPRTLSVLKSTPQVRGMHTIIRDRETSRDEFIFYSKRLMRLLIEHALSFLPFQDCMVQTPQGQDYAGKCYAGKQITGVSILRAGETMEPALRAVCKDVRIGTILIQTNQLTGEPELHYLRLPKDISDDHVILMDCTVSTGAAAMMAVRVLLDHDVPEDKIFLLSLLMAEMGVHSVAYAFPRVRIITTAVDKRVNDLFRIIPGIGNFGDRYFGTDAVPDGSDDEEGGSTG; encoded by the exons ATGAGCAGCCCCCCAGCTTACCCTGGCATCCGGGTATCAGGGTGCTGGACCCTCGGAGCAGAAGGCAG CAACGCGGAGTCCCTGGACAGGCTGCTTCCACCTGTGGGCGCAGGGCGCTCGCCGAGGAAGCGTACCACCAGCCAGTGCAAGTCTGAGCCACCCCTCCTGCGCACAAGCAAGCGTACCATCTACACGGCAGGGCGGCCGCCATGGTACAACGAGCATGGCACCCAGTCCAAGGAGGCCTTTGCCATTG GTCTGGGAGGTGGCAGTGCCTCCGGGAAGACCACCGTGGCCAGAATGATCATCGAGGCCCTGGATGTGCCCTGGGTGGTCTTGCTGTCCATGGATTCCTTCTATAAG GTGCTCAccaggcagcagcaggagcaggctGCCCACAACAACTTCAACTTTGACCACCCAGATGCCTTTGACTTCGACCTCATCATCTCCACTCTCAAGAAGCTCAAGCAGGGCAAGAGCGTCAAGGTGCCCATCTATGACTTCACCACCCACAGCCGGAAGAAGGACTGG AAAACTCTGTATGGTGCAAATGTCATCATCTTCGAGGGAATCATGGCCTTTGCCGACAAGACGCTGTTGGAG CTCCTGGACATGAAGATCTTTGTGGACACGGACTCCGACATACGCCTTGTGCGGCGACTGCGCCGTGACATCAGCGAGCGGGGCCGGGACATCGAGGGCGTCATCAAGCAGTACAATAAGTTTGTGAAGCCTGCCTTCGACCAGTATATCCAGCCCACCATGCGTGTGGCAGACATCGTGGTGCCCCGGG GGAGCGGGAACACAGTGGCCATCGACCTGATTGTGCAGCATGTGCACAGCCAGCTGGAGGAG CGTGAGCTCAGTGTCAG GGCTGCTCTGGCCTCGGCGCACCAGTGCCACCCCCTGCCCAGGACGCTTAGTGTCCTCAAGAGCACGCCACAAGTGCGGGGCATGCACACCATCATCAG AGACCGGGAAACCAGCCGCGACGAGTTCATTTTCTACTCTAAGAGGCTGATGCGGCTGCTCATCGAGCACGCACTCTCCTTCCTGCCGTTCCAG GACTGCATGGTGCAGACCCCACAGGGTCAGGACTACGCGGGCAAGTGCTATGCAGGGAAGCAG ATCACTGGCGTGTCCATCCTGCGGGCCGGTGAGACCATGGAGCCTGCGCTGCGGGCCGTATGCAAGGACGTGCGCATTGGCACCATCCTCATCCAGACCAACCAACTCACTGGGGAGCCCGAG CTCCACTACCTGCGGCTCCCCAAGGACATCAGTGACGACCACGTGATCCTGATGGACTGCACAGTGTCCACGGGTGCGGCGGCCATGATGGCTGTGCGGGTGCTGCTG GACCACGACGTGCCTGAGGACAAGATCTTCCTCCTGTCGCTGCTCATGGCAGAGATGGGCGTCCACTCGGTGGCCTACGCCTTCCCCCGTGTTAGAATCATCACCACAGCAGTAGACAAGcgtgtcaatgacctcttccgtATCATCCCTGGCATTG GGAACTTTGGTGACCGCTACTTCGGGACCGACGCCGTCCCTGACGGGAGCGACGATGAAGAAGGGGGCTCCACTGGGTAG
- the UCKL1 gene encoding uridine-cytidine kinase-like 1 isoform X4 translates to MAAPPASADAPRPAPPPLAAGDGPDRPEGKSEITCEDRNAESLDRLLPPVGAGRSPRKRTTSQCKSEPPLLRTSKRTIYTAGRPPWYNEHGTQSKEAFAIGLGGGSASGKTTVARMIIEALDVPWVVLLSMDSFYKVLTRQQQEQAAHNNFNFDHPDAFDFDLIISTLKKLKQGKSVKVPIYDFTTHSRKKDWKTLYGANVIIFEGIMAFADKTLLELLDMKIFVDTDSDIRLVRRLRRDISERGRDIEGVIKQYNKFVKPAFDQYIQPTMRVADIVVPRGSGNTVAIDLIVQHVHSQLEERELSVRAALASAHQCHPLPRTLSVLKSTPQVRGMHTIIRDRETSRDEFIFYSKRLMRLLIEHALSFLPFQDCMVQTPQGQDYAGKCYAGKQITGVSILRAGETMEPALRAVCKDVRIGTILIQTNQLTGEPELHYLRLPKDISDDHVILMDCTVSTGAAAMMAVRVLLDHDVPEDKIFLLSLLMAEMGVHSVAYAFPRVRIITTAVDKRVNDLFRIIPGIGNFGDRYFGTDAVPDGSDDEEGGSTG, encoded by the exons ATGGCTGCGCCCCCGGCCTCGGCCGACGCCCCCCGACCGGCGCCGCCGCCCCTCGCGGCTGGAGACGGGCCAGATCGGCCGGAGGGGAAGAGCGAGATCACGTGCGAGGACCG CAACGCGGAGTCCCTGGACAGGCTGCTTCCACCTGTGGGCGCAGGGCGCTCGCCGAGGAAGCGTACCACCAGCCAGTGCAAGTCTGAGCCACCCCTCCTGCGCACAAGCAAGCGTACCATCTACACGGCAGGGCGGCCGCCATGGTACAACGAGCATGGCACCCAGTCCAAGGAGGCCTTTGCCATTG GTCTGGGAGGTGGCAGTGCCTCCGGGAAGACCACCGTGGCCAGAATGATCATCGAGGCCCTGGATGTGCCCTGGGTGGTCTTGCTGTCCATGGATTCCTTCTATAAG GTGCTCAccaggcagcagcaggagcaggctGCCCACAACAACTTCAACTTTGACCACCCAGATGCCTTTGACTTCGACCTCATCATCTCCACTCTCAAGAAGCTCAAGCAGGGCAAGAGCGTCAAGGTGCCCATCTATGACTTCACCACCCACAGCCGGAAGAAGGACTGG AAAACTCTGTATGGTGCAAATGTCATCATCTTCGAGGGAATCATGGCCTTTGCCGACAAGACGCTGTTGGAG CTCCTGGACATGAAGATCTTTGTGGACACGGACTCCGACATACGCCTTGTGCGGCGACTGCGCCGTGACATCAGCGAGCGGGGCCGGGACATCGAGGGCGTCATCAAGCAGTACAATAAGTTTGTGAAGCCTGCCTTCGACCAGTATATCCAGCCCACCATGCGTGTGGCAGACATCGTGGTGCCCCGGG GGAGCGGGAACACAGTGGCCATCGACCTGATTGTGCAGCATGTGCACAGCCAGCTGGAGGAG CGTGAGCTCAGTGTCAG GGCTGCTCTGGCCTCGGCGCACCAGTGCCACCCCCTGCCCAGGACGCTTAGTGTCCTCAAGAGCACGCCACAAGTGCGGGGCATGCACACCATCATCAG AGACCGGGAAACCAGCCGCGACGAGTTCATTTTCTACTCTAAGAGGCTGATGCGGCTGCTCATCGAGCACGCACTCTCCTTCCTGCCGTTCCAG GACTGCATGGTGCAGACCCCACAGGGTCAGGACTACGCGGGCAAGTGCTATGCAGGGAAGCAG ATCACTGGCGTGTCCATCCTGCGGGCCGGTGAGACCATGGAGCCTGCGCTGCGGGCCGTATGCAAGGACGTGCGCATTGGCACCATCCTCATCCAGACCAACCAACTCACTGGGGAGCCCGAG CTCCACTACCTGCGGCTCCCCAAGGACATCAGTGACGACCACGTGATCCTGATGGACTGCACAGTGTCCACGGGTGCGGCGGCCATGATGGCTGTGCGGGTGCTGCTG GACCACGACGTGCCTGAGGACAAGATCTTCCTCCTGTCGCTGCTCATGGCAGAGATGGGCGTCCACTCGGTGGCCTACGCCTTCCCCCGTGTTAGAATCATCACCACAGCAGTAGACAAGcgtgtcaatgacctcttccgtATCATCCCTGGCATTG GGAACTTTGGTGACCGCTACTTCGGGACCGACGCCGTCCCTGACGGGAGCGACGATGAAGAAGGGGGCTCCACTGGGTAG